In Betaproteobacteria bacterium, a genomic segment contains:
- a CDS encoding transcriptional regulator: MAGSKHLKIQDVSLRLSKKNGNGVLRREIWVDAKGKVVRYNLAYINHDIFQRDNGRVLGYDNAHGTHHRHMKGKVESVPFTSFEDIEQRFEADWLALRRKGKT; encoded by the coding sequence ATGGCTGGATCAAAGCACCTCAAAATCCAGGACGTCTCGCTGCGCCTATCGAAGAAGAACGGCAATGGAGTCCTGCGACGCGAGATCTGGGTCGATGCCAAGGGCAAGGTGGTGCGCTATAACCTCGCCTACATTAACCACGACATCTTCCAGCGGGACAACGGAAGGGTTCTTGGATATGACAACGCGCACGGGACGCATCACCGCCACATGAAGGGCAAAGTCGAAAGCGTCCCGTTCACGAGCTTTGAGGACATTGAGCAGCGATTCGAAGCGGATTGGTTGGCGCTACGCCGAAAGGGCAAGACATGA
- a CDS encoding MarR family transcriptional regulator: MKTIIKVDKPAKFFERGRAAARLADQGKAIPLERVIAFEDPEDMARLITTAKLALFRAVRESPGSITELSERLHRDRSAVKRDIDELERAGLIEVQEIPHPGHGRKKEVRAVADQVLLAI; this comes from the coding sequence ATGAAGACGATCATCAAGGTAGACAAGCCAGCCAAGTTCTTCGAACGGGGCCGCGCGGCTGCGCGGCTCGCGGATCAAGGCAAGGCCATCCCTCTTGAGCGCGTCATCGCTTTCGAGGATCCCGAGGACATGGCTCGTCTGATCACCACCGCCAAGCTGGCGCTCTTCCGGGCGGTGCGCGAGAGCCCCGGTTCGATCACGGAATTGTCGGAGCGGCTGCACCGGGATCGTAGCGCGGTGAAGCGCGACATCGACGAACTGGAAAGAGCCGGTCTCATCGAAGTTCAGGAAATCCCCCACCCGGGACATGGTCGCAAGAAGGAAGTCCGGGCGGTCGCCGACCAGGTCTTGCTCGCCATCTGA
- a CDS encoding tripartite tricarboxylate transporter substrate binding protein, whose protein sequence is MKRTLIALLATAGVLSAQDAASFPTAPIKLIVPFSAGGATDAIARSLAQNMQKELGKPVVVDNRPGAAGIIGVTGAIASPADGHTILLGSNGPISINPALYPKLAYNPTKDLVPVAGIAKVPFVVVAGTKFAPKNIQELVAQAKKEPGKMNYASSGVGTTAHLVAEIIQARSGTEFTHVPYKGAAPALTDVIGGSVDFMVGDVSTVTPMLKGGKAKALAVTGAKRVPSLPNVPTMDESGLKGFEASGWFGVFAPAKTPPAVIAALAKAIQAAQQQPDLKERVSSLGGDVMPLVGAEFQAFLKAESEKWAGIIKSNKITAESP, encoded by the coding sequence ATGAAACGCACACTCATTGCCTTGCTGGCAACCGCAGGCGTCCTGAGCGCGCAGGACGCGGCGTCCTTTCCCACGGCTCCGATCAAGTTGATCGTCCCGTTCTCGGCCGGAGGCGCGACCGACGCGATCGCGCGCTCCCTCGCCCAGAACATGCAGAAGGAGCTGGGGAAGCCGGTGGTGGTGGACAACCGCCCGGGCGCCGCCGGAATCATCGGCGTCACCGGGGCGATCGCCTCCCCTGCCGACGGCCACACGATCCTGCTGGGCAGCAACGGGCCCATCTCGATCAACCCGGCGCTCTACCCCAAGCTCGCCTACAACCCGACCAAGGACCTGGTGCCGGTCGCGGGCATCGCGAAGGTGCCGTTCGTGGTCGTGGCCGGGACCAAGTTCGCGCCGAAGAACATCCAGGAGCTGGTGGCGCAGGCGAAGAAGGAGCCCGGGAAGATGAACTACGCCTCGTCGGGCGTCGGCACGACCGCGCACCTGGTCGCCGAGATCATCCAAGCGCGTTCGGGCACGGAGTTCACGCACGTTCCTTATAAGGGTGCGGCCCCCGCGCTCACCGACGTGATCGGCGGATCGGTGGACTTCATGGTCGGCGACGTCAGCACGGTTACACCGATGCTGAAGGGCGGGAAGGCCAAGGCGCTGGCGGTGACGGGAGCAAAGCGCGTCCCGTCGCTTCCGAACGTGCCCACGATGGACGAGAGCGGCCTTAAGGGGTTCGAGGCGTCGGGCTGGTTCGGCGTGTTCGCGCCGGCCAAGACACCGCCGGCGGTGATCGCCGCGCTAGCGAAGGCCATTCAAGCAGCCCAGCAGCAGCCCGACCTGAAGGAACGCGTGAGCTCGCTGGGCGGCGACGTGATGCCGCTCGTCGGTGCGGAATTCCAGGCGTTCCTCAAGGCCGAGTCCGAGAAGTGGGCCGGGATCATCAAATCCAACAAGATCACGGCCGAATCGCCGTGA
- a CDS encoding elements of external origin encodes MGISIRAYARHRGVTDTAVHKAIRAGRITSEPDGTIDPERADRDWSRNTEPPKVGPNKTAARAAVPDTSGDAPTALPAGGTSLLQARTVNEVVKAQTNKVRLARLKGELVDRSQAIAHVFKLARSERDAWLNWPARISAQMAARLAVDAHAMHVALEAAVREHLQELGDMRPRVD; translated from the coding sequence ATGGGGATCTCGATTCGCGCTTATGCCAGGCACCGCGGGGTCACCGATACGGCGGTTCACAAGGCGATTCGCGCCGGTCGCATTACCTCCGAGCCGGACGGCACCATCGATCCCGAACGCGCTGATCGGGACTGGTCGCGCAACACGGAGCCGCCGAAGGTCGGGCCGAACAAGACGGCGGCTCGGGCCGCAGTGCCGGACACGTCGGGCGATGCACCCACGGCGCTGCCGGCAGGGGGGACCTCGCTCCTGCAGGCCCGGACGGTGAATGAGGTCGTGAAGGCGCAGACGAACAAGGTGCGCCTCGCTCGGCTCAAGGGGGAGCTGGTCGATCGATCTCAGGCGATCGCCCACGTCTTCAAGCTCGCCCGGTCCGAGCGAGACGCCTGGCTCAATTGGCCGGCGCGGATCTCGGCACAAATGGCCGCCCGGCTCGCGGTCGACGCGCATGCCATGCACGTGGCGTTAGAGGCGGCCGTGCGCGAGCACCTGCAGGAGCTCGGTGACATGCGGCCGCGGGTGGATTGA
- a CDS encoding porin has protein sequence MKVRTLALAVATLAAPYAAAQTANPVTLYGRVYLNLESVEAKGGTASLPQRTRVQDRSSLFGIRGTEDLGGGLKAFFQLESTFLADQLGSAFANRNSGVGLQGNFGSVLIGRWDTPMKFVSVQVDPFGDIGLGDITAAALGRIGTNGSGGNFNQRMNNTVQWWSPNWAGFSGRLMYVANEPKSATANPTAYGGSVSYAKGNVLLSYAYEEHRDAAGTPTGTASPGLRETGNVLAGRVAFGPARLMAQYGVYERDGPATVATKKNVGYMVAADATFGKNVVIVSYQRSQDGGLATAAAQPDCKVYSIGYRYDFSRRTSFVAEVAKVDNNNFSACNFGHGPLAGLTNGQDPQGMGIGLRHVF, from the coding sequence ATGAAAGTCAGAACCCTCGCACTCGCAGTCGCTACCCTCGCCGCTCCGTACGCAGCGGCGCAGACCGCGAACCCCGTGACCCTGTACGGCCGGGTCTACCTCAACCTCGAGTCGGTGGAGGCCAAGGGCGGCACCGCGTCCCTGCCGCAGCGCACGCGCGTCCAGGACCGGTCGTCGCTTTTCGGAATCCGCGGCACTGAAGACCTCGGTGGCGGGCTCAAGGCCTTCTTCCAGCTCGAGAGCACGTTCCTCGCCGACCAACTCGGCAGCGCTTTCGCCAACCGCAATAGCGGCGTGGGCCTCCAGGGCAATTTCGGTAGCGTGCTCATCGGCCGCTGGGATACCCCGATGAAGTTCGTGAGCGTCCAGGTCGACCCCTTCGGCGACATCGGCCTCGGGGACATCACGGCAGCGGCGCTCGGCCGTATCGGCACCAACGGCTCCGGCGGCAACTTCAACCAGCGCATGAACAACACCGTGCAGTGGTGGTCGCCCAACTGGGCGGGCTTCTCGGGGCGCCTCATGTACGTGGCCAACGAACCCAAGTCTGCCACCGCCAACCCGACGGCGTACGGCGGCTCGGTGAGCTACGCGAAGGGCAACGTCCTCCTCTCTTACGCCTACGAGGAACATCGCGACGCCGCGGGCACGCCCACCGGCACCGCGAGCCCCGGCCTGCGCGAGACGGGCAACGTGCTCGCCGGCCGCGTCGCCTTCGGCCCCGCGCGCCTCATGGCCCAGTACGGCGTCTATGAGCGCGACGGCCCCGCCACAGTGGCGACGAAGAAGAACGTCGGCTACATGGTGGCCGCCGACGCGACCTTCGGGAAGAACGTGGTCATCGTCTCGTACCAGCGTTCCCAGGACGGCGGCCTCGCCACGGCCGCCGCGCAACCCGACTGCAAGGTGTACTCCATCGGCTATCGCTACGACTTCTCGCGCCGCACGTCCTTCGTCGCGGAAGTCGCGAAGGTCGACAACAACAACTTCTCCGCCTGCAACTTCGGCCACGGCCCGCTGGCGGGCCTCACGAATGGCCAGGACCCGCAGGGCATGGGCATCGGCCTGCGGCACGTTTTCTGA
- a CDS encoding head decoration protein — protein sequence MPSITEPKNLGDLLKYEAPNLYSRDRVTVASGQTLALGTVVGVVTATSKLKALDPAATDGTEIARGVIANDVDAALADRDDGLLIARHALVARNALVWPSGITAELKAAAEAQLKAIGILVRDAA from the coding sequence ATGCCTTCCATCACTGAACCCAAGAATCTCGGCGACCTTCTCAAGTACGAGGCGCCGAACCTCTACTCCCGCGACCGCGTAACCGTCGCCTCGGGACAGACCCTCGCTCTGGGGACCGTCGTTGGCGTGGTCACCGCCACGTCGAAGTTGAAGGCCCTCGACCCTGCGGCCACCGATGGCACTGAGATCGCCAGGGGCGTTATCGCCAACGACGTCGATGCCGCGCTCGCAGACCGTGACGACGGGCTCCTCATCGCTCGTCACGCTCTCGTCGCGCGCAATGCGCTGGTTTGGCCTTCCGGCATCACCGCAGAGCTCAAGGCCGCCGCGGAGGCACAGCTGAAAGCCATCGGCATCTTGGTTCGCGACGCCGCCTAA
- a CDS encoding RraA family protein, which translates to MSDANTVMADYEEYKQAGRIWGQVPKERIKKIKFPRTSDAIKQRYLALPDLTTSVSDLLDSYGIHGTVAASFVAPLQEGKKIVGNAVTLRSVPVQKTPTQGSIDKDPIKMSTREVYYMGEPGDVLVADYGGNTDTSNMGGQSCLVAQSNGFVGSIVNGAVRDLPAIREIGYPVWAKGVTPITGKFRIEAIEINGPVTVHNIVVYPGDLMVADDSGICVVPADLVEKLIDEAERIGQAEDVMRDLIKRKAPISELRPLFRKRYD; encoded by the coding sequence ATGAGCGACGCCAACACAGTCATGGCCGATTACGAGGAGTACAAGCAGGCGGGACGCATCTGGGGCCAGGTGCCGAAGGAGCGCATCAAGAAGATCAAGTTCCCGCGCACGAGCGACGCGATCAAGCAGCGCTACCTGGCGCTCCCGGACCTCACGACCAGCGTCTCCGACCTGCTCGACAGCTATGGCATCCACGGCACGGTCGCGGCCTCGTTCGTGGCGCCGCTGCAGGAAGGCAAGAAGATCGTCGGCAACGCGGTGACGCTGCGCTCGGTGCCGGTGCAGAAGACGCCGACACAGGGCTCGATCGACAAGGATCCGATCAAGATGTCGACGCGTGAGGTCTACTACATGGGCGAGCCGGGCGACGTGCTCGTGGCCGACTACGGCGGGAACACGGACACGTCCAACATGGGCGGCCAGTCGTGCTTGGTAGCGCAATCCAACGGGTTCGTGGGCTCGATCGTGAACGGCGCCGTGCGCGACCTGCCGGCGATTCGCGAGATCGGCTATCCCGTATGGGCGAAGGGTGTCACGCCGATCACCGGCAAGTTCCGCATCGAGGCGATCGAGATCAATGGTCCCGTGACCGTGCACAACATCGTGGTCTACCCGGGCGACCTGATGGTGGCCGACGACTCGGGCATCTGCGTGGTTCCCGCCGACCTGGTCGAGAAGCTGATCGACGAGGCCGAGCGGATCGGGCAGGCTGAGGACGTGATGCGCGACCTCATCAAGCGCAAGGCGCCGATCAGCGAGCTGCGCCCCCTCTTCCGCAAGCGTTACGACTGA
- a CDS encoding LysR family transcriptional regulator, producing MAIDEEVTLKKLEVFLEFMRLGNMAKVAEALDQSTVSVHRSLHSLQEGLRCPLFKRDGRALIPLPTAHVFAEYASRAVRECEEGVRKARESAGFGANRIKIGCSYSLTVRPIPQLLYGLKSRRSQLDVDLTVGSTRELIQKLKDDQLDALIVVMAVESTDSELTALTLFEDEVSFAAPLGSRYAKRRTIDLADAMNERFVASREDFLAGQVQQQTFERAGFVPNIAMRASNLFSLANLVAQGAGYALLPNRVAMFTSNVQLIPLDPKYRSSQKITLLLPKARERDPNLLALTAECRAFQRAVTPG from the coding sequence ATGGCGATCGACGAGGAGGTGACGCTGAAGAAGCTCGAGGTGTTCCTCGAGTTCATGCGGCTCGGCAACATGGCCAAGGTTGCCGAGGCCCTGGACCAGAGCACCGTGAGCGTTCATCGGTCGCTCCACTCGCTGCAGGAGGGCCTTCGCTGCCCGCTTTTCAAACGCGATGGTCGAGCCCTTATCCCGCTACCCACGGCGCACGTGTTCGCTGAGTACGCCTCGCGGGCGGTGCGCGAATGCGAGGAGGGGGTGCGAAAGGCGCGGGAGAGCGCCGGGTTCGGCGCCAACCGGATCAAGATTGGCTGCTCGTACTCGCTCACCGTCCGCCCCATCCCGCAGCTCCTTTACGGTCTCAAGAGCCGGCGCTCGCAGCTGGACGTCGACCTCACCGTTGGCTCGACCCGGGAGCTCATACAAAAGCTGAAGGACGACCAGCTCGACGCGCTGATCGTGGTGATGGCCGTGGAATCGACCGACTCCGAGTTGACCGCGCTCACGCTCTTCGAGGATGAGGTCTCCTTCGCCGCACCTCTCGGATCGCGCTACGCCAAGCGCAGGACGATCGACCTGGCCGACGCGATGAACGAGCGCTTCGTGGCTTCCCGGGAGGACTTCCTCGCCGGCCAAGTCCAGCAGCAGACCTTCGAGCGAGCCGGCTTCGTCCCCAACATCGCGATGCGGGCGAGCAACCTCTTTTCGCTCGCCAACCTGGTGGCCCAGGGCGCCGGCTACGCCTTGCTCCCCAACCGAGTGGCCATGTTCACCTCGAACGTGCAGCTGATCCCGCTCGACCCGAAGTACCGCAGCAGCCAGAAGATCACGCTGCTCCTGCCTAAGGCTCGCGAGCGCGATCCCAACCTGCTCGCCCTTACAGCCGAGTGCCGGGCCTTTCAAAGAGCCGTCACCCCCGGATAG
- a CDS encoding major capsid protein, which yields MQNPFQNPGFSMASLTAAINLIPNRYGRLEALDLFPAKPVRTRSVVVEERNGTLSLLPTLPVGSPSTVNARDKRKLHSFVIPHVPLDDVVLPEEVQGVRAFGSETEMESVASVMAQHLESMRNKHAITLEHLRMGALKGVILDADGSELHNLYTVFGITPAAVNFQLNTEATNVRGKCTEVVSHIEENLRGEFMTGVRCLCSPDFFAKLVGHTKVEKAYENYSQGAMLRDDVRTGFAFGGIVFEEYRGQATNIAGDVQRFIAPGEAHAFPLGTIDTFGTYFAPADFNETVNTLGQPLYAKQEPRKFERGTDLHTQSNPLPMCHRPGVLVKLTMA from the coding sequence ATGCAGAACCCGTTTCAGAATCCCGGCTTCTCGATGGCGAGCCTCACGGCGGCCATCAATCTCATCCCCAACCGCTATGGGCGACTCGAGGCGCTAGATCTCTTCCCGGCCAAACCGGTGCGTACCCGATCGGTCGTGGTGGAAGAACGTAACGGCACCCTGAGTCTCCTGCCGACGCTACCTGTGGGGAGCCCGTCGACCGTCAACGCCCGCGATAAGCGAAAGCTCCACTCCTTCGTGATTCCGCACGTCCCGCTCGATGACGTGGTCCTTCCCGAAGAGGTCCAAGGCGTTCGTGCGTTCGGCTCGGAAACCGAAATGGAGTCGGTCGCCTCCGTCATGGCCCAGCATCTGGAGTCCATGCGCAACAAGCATGCGATCACGCTGGAACACCTGCGGATGGGTGCGTTGAAGGGCGTGATTCTCGATGCCGATGGGTCTGAGCTGCATAACCTCTATACCGTGTTCGGCATCACGCCGGCGGCAGTGAACTTCCAGCTCAACACGGAAGCCACCAATGTGCGCGGCAAGTGCACAGAGGTGGTTTCGCACATTGAGGAGAACTTGCGCGGTGAGTTCATGACGGGTGTGCGCTGCCTCTGCTCCCCGGACTTCTTCGCAAAGCTCGTCGGCCACACCAAGGTCGAGAAGGCCTACGAGAACTACAGCCAGGGCGCCATGCTCCGGGATGACGTCCGCACAGGTTTCGCCTTTGGCGGCATCGTGTTCGAGGAGTACCGGGGGCAAGCGACCAACATCGCTGGCGATGTGCAGCGCTTCATCGCCCCTGGCGAGGCCCACGCCTTCCCGCTCGGCACGATTGATACCTTCGGGACCTACTTCGCACCGGCGGACTTCAACGAAACGGTGAACACGCTGGGTCAGCCGCTCTACGCGAAGCAGGAACCGCGCAAATTCGAGCGCGGCACGGACTTGCATACGCAGTCCAACCCGCTCCCGATGTGCCACCGCCCGGGCGTGCTCGTGAAGCTCACGATGGCCTAA
- a CDS encoding S49 family peptidase — protein sequence MPMVHLASRLFGTPLLIARSKLDVILAVLGPRLGLLESEAKVALPPARSAAAPSPLGIAVIPVHGTLVRRSLGVDAASGLTSYSEIGARFEAALVDPQVAGILLDIDSPGGEAGGVFELADRIRAANELKPVWAHANDSAYSAAYAIGAAASRLTLSQTGGVGSIGVIALHVDQSVKDAKDGIAYTAIYAGSHKNDFSPHAPLSPEAATTLQVEVDRLYEIFVGHVAQARGLEPEAIRGLEAGLVFGDAAVTAGLADAVTSFEEVISAFALTLEARRRLTANGARASPTGASTTNPVPHNPILETSMNQTSTTELPDTTPSESEPSVAAPQPTPTDPGTPMAAATPSAPAGTHARSEAQAIAEICLIAGCPDRTAEFLASSVSEAQVRRALLEARAQQSEISSHITADAGTTAQPAVSPVIAAVKKLISKE from the coding sequence ATGCCGATGGTTCATCTGGCGTCCCGATTGTTTGGGACGCCGCTCCTCATTGCGCGCTCGAAACTGGATGTGATCTTGGCGGTCCTCGGACCCCGACTCGGGCTCCTCGAGTCGGAGGCCAAGGTAGCCCTACCGCCGGCGCGAAGCGCGGCTGCCCCGTCTCCCCTCGGGATTGCCGTGATTCCGGTGCACGGAACGCTGGTGCGCCGCTCCCTAGGAGTCGATGCGGCATCGGGCCTCACTTCCTACAGCGAAATCGGTGCTCGATTTGAGGCGGCGCTCGTCGACCCGCAGGTGGCCGGGATCCTCCTGGACATCGACTCGCCGGGAGGGGAGGCGGGTGGCGTGTTTGAACTTGCCGACCGGATCCGCGCGGCGAATGAACTGAAGCCGGTCTGGGCGCACGCGAACGACTCCGCTTACTCGGCCGCCTATGCGATTGGCGCGGCGGCTTCACGGCTGACACTTTCGCAGACTGGGGGTGTGGGCTCCATCGGCGTCATCGCGCTCCACGTGGATCAGTCCGTAAAGGACGCGAAGGACGGCATCGCCTACACCGCGATCTACGCCGGGAGCCACAAGAACGACTTCTCCCCGCATGCGCCGCTCTCGCCTGAGGCGGCAACCACCCTGCAGGTCGAGGTCGATCGCCTCTACGAGATATTCGTTGGGCATGTGGCCCAAGCGCGAGGGTTGGAGCCTGAAGCCATTCGCGGCCTCGAGGCGGGGCTCGTGTTTGGTGATGCCGCCGTTACGGCAGGACTGGCCGATGCCGTGACGAGCTTCGAGGAAGTGATCAGCGCCTTCGCCTTGACCCTTGAAGCCCGACGTCGCCTCACCGCCAACGGCGCACGCGCCTCGCCCACCGGAGCGAGCACAACCAACCCGGTTCCTCACAACCCAATCTTGGAGACCTCCATGAATCAAACGAGTACCACCGAACTACCGGATACGACGCCCTCGGAATCTGAGCCGAGCGTAGCCGCTCCCCAACCTACTCCCACGGATCCCGGCACGCCGATGGCTGCCGCCACGCCCTCCGCCCCGGCTGGTACGCATGCCCGAAGTGAAGCCCAGGCAATTGCGGAAATCTGCCTTATCGCCGGCTGCCCTGATCGCACAGCGGAATTCCTCGCGTCCAGCGTCTCGGAGGCGCAGGTGCGTCGCGCGCTCCTGGAAGCTCGCGCCCAGCAGTCCGAGATCAGCTCTCACATCACCGCCGATGCGGGTACCACCGCGCAGCCGGCGGTAAGCCCAGTCATCGCTGCCGTCAAAAAACTCATCTCCAAGGAGTAA
- a CDS encoding phage portal protein produces the protein MSWVSRIRRGLFGGGTPTYDGVGSGRRAIAWQVANPGAVAALVFSQNELRAKSRDLVRRNAWAAAGVEAFVANAIGTGIKPQSMVADLTLREAIHALWWDWCEDADAAGLTDFYGLQALACRAMVEGGEALVRLRYRRPEDRLPVALQLQVLEPEHLPATMNTELPSGNVVRAGIEFDRLGRRVAYHLYRSHPEDGALAPMSGTGGMQTVRIAASEVIHLFRPLRPGQLRGEPWLARALVKLNELDQYDDAELVRKKTAAMFAGFVTRLAPEDNLLGEGQSDATGVSFAGLEPGTMQLLEPGEDVKFSQPADVGASYSEFLRMQFRAVAAAMGITYEMLTGDLTQVNYSSIRAGLLEFRRRCEAIQHSVIVHQLCRPVWQAWLEQAALEGVLTLPAFSKRRREYQAVKWIPQGWQWVDPKKEFDAMVTAIRAGLLSRSEAISAFGYDAEDIDREIAADNARADALGLVFESDPRHDKAPAGQQSAEAPPQDQQDN, from the coding sequence ATGAGCTGGGTGTCCCGAATCCGGCGCGGCCTCTTCGGTGGTGGCACACCAACCTATGACGGGGTGGGATCAGGAAGGCGCGCGATCGCCTGGCAGGTGGCAAACCCCGGCGCAGTCGCCGCGCTGGTCTTCAGCCAGAACGAGCTCCGCGCCAAGAGCCGTGACCTCGTGCGACGAAATGCCTGGGCTGCCGCAGGGGTGGAAGCCTTCGTAGCGAATGCCATCGGCACCGGCATCAAGCCGCAGTCGATGGTGGCGGACCTCACCTTACGTGAGGCGATCCACGCGCTGTGGTGGGATTGGTGCGAGGACGCAGATGCGGCCGGGCTCACCGACTTCTACGGTCTCCAGGCGCTTGCCTGCCGCGCCATGGTGGAAGGTGGCGAGGCGCTGGTGCGCCTTCGCTACCGCCGCCCCGAGGATCGCCTGCCGGTGGCACTCCAACTCCAGGTCCTGGAGCCCGAGCACCTGCCGGCCACCATGAACACGGAACTGCCCTCCGGCAACGTCGTACGCGCCGGCATCGAGTTCGACCGCCTCGGGCGCCGTGTCGCCTATCACCTGTACCGCTCGCATCCCGAGGACGGGGCGCTGGCGCCGATGTCCGGGACGGGCGGCATGCAGACCGTCCGAATCGCTGCCTCGGAGGTCATCCACCTCTTCCGGCCCTTGCGTCCCGGCCAGCTTCGCGGAGAGCCCTGGCTTGCCCGGGCGCTCGTGAAGTTGAACGAACTCGACCAATACGACGACGCGGAACTTGTCCGCAAGAAGACCGCTGCCATGTTCGCGGGATTCGTGACCCGCCTTGCCCCCGAGGACAACCTCCTGGGCGAGGGGCAGTCGGATGCCACAGGCGTGTCCTTCGCCGGACTCGAGCCGGGAACGATGCAGCTCCTCGAACCCGGGGAGGACGTGAAGTTCAGCCAACCCGCGGACGTGGGGGCGAGCTATTCCGAGTTCTTGCGTATGCAGTTCCGGGCCGTGGCGGCCGCCATGGGTATCACCTACGAGATGCTCACGGGCGATCTCACCCAGGTGAACTACTCCTCCATCCGCGCAGGGCTCCTGGAATTCCGGCGCCGTTGTGAGGCCATTCAGCACAGCGTCATCGTTCACCAGCTCTGCCGGCCAGTGTGGCAGGCGTGGCTGGAGCAGGCGGCGCTCGAAGGCGTACTGACGCTTCCCGCGTTTTCCAAGCGGCGCCGGGAGTACCAAGCCGTGAAGTGGATTCCCCAGGGCTGGCAGTGGGTGGATCCCAAGAAGGAGTTCGACGCGATGGTGACCGCCATCCGCGCCGGGCTCCTCTCCCGGTCGGAAGCCATCTCCGCCTTCGGCTACGACGCCGAGGACATCGATCGCGAGATCGCCGCCGACAACGCCCGCGCGGACGCGCTGGGATTGGTGTTCGAGTCGGACCCGAGGCACGACAAGGCCCCCGCGGGCCAGCAGTCGGCGGAAGCACCGCCGCAAGACCAACAGGACAACTGA